The Panthera uncia isolate 11264 chromosome C1 unlocalized genomic scaffold, Puncia_PCG_1.0 HiC_scaffold_3, whole genome shotgun sequence genomic sequence ACTGGTCCCACAGTGTGGTCTAGGTAATGAATTTGCAGGAGCGGTGTTTACTCTTGCTGGTGCACACCCTGACAGACATCACCTCAGCCTGTGAGATTGCAGGGGCAGGAGGCTGTCCACAACCACAAGTTACAGCTCATACAGAGTGAGTTCTGTTCTCTTTAACTTAGTGAGCACCTGGGTCAACCCAGCCACCAGaggtagaagagaaaataaaccaaatatgaCACCAATAAATAAAAGTCCTGGATTCACTTACACTACCTTACCATAATGGCCTTTGTTCTGAACTATGAATGGCTCAATTATCAGTAATGCTGTTATTAACAAGTCAGCCTGGTAGCTATAACATGGTAATGCATTTCTTTGCAGAGTTGCTCTTTTCAAGGGACTATAAAAAGCAAATTACTCCCTTTCAACTCTTGATCGTAAGTTCTACTTTTGAGATTCTATAGCTCACAGCTTTTTAATAATGAGAATCTATACTTGCTTGTAACAGCTCTAAAAGGCTTTTCCTATAAAAATGGATATCAATGTCTTTGAAGGTAAAGtgggagagaaatagaaaaaatagaaatctatcACATATAAATAATGACAGTTACAATTATAATCACTCTGTATGTCAGCTATTACAGAAATGGTAGCTTATACTTACCAAACCCTAAAAAATGGCACCAGAGAGTATATAAACAGTCTATAGTCataaaatggggagggggaggcggagaAAAACTCAGTTTgatcaaaatgtttttgaaaagagtgttagttttgaaaattttgaaaaccacAAACATTTGGGCTTTGCAGGCTTAATGACCTGTACACTTGTGATACTGTGCTAAGCCCCTGCGTTTTTGTCATAGTCAATGGCTCTTGTATAAGCAACATGATATAGCCGAGGATTGAccaagtaataattttaaaaaatcaactgaacTCCTAATATATGCCagccactgtgctaagcacttgcCCTACTTTATCTCATTAGtcttcattaaaagaaataaaaacaacaattaaGATGTAGGTACTAAAAGTatccctatttacagatgacaaaacagagATGCAAAAACTTACATAACTTGTCCACAGCCACACAGTTCCAAAAGGCAAAGCCGGGCTCTGAAACCAGGCAATGGGACTCTAAGCCTGTGTCTGGAACCACTATGTGGCAGTGCCTTTCATGAATAAGGACAAGAAGAAACCATCCCCTCCCCTCGAGAGAACAGCATttcctttctctacttttctttctttctatttctgctCCTTACATtcctctccctttatttttctctcttccttgtttATGTTTTAAGTCCACTTATAAACACTCATAGAGGGTGCCTGGCTCAAGAGATGGGATTGGAGAAGAGCTCAGAAGGTCATTTCCTCCTAAAGCAAGATGGAAAAAGGTTACAGTGAATACCATACCGCACACTCCCCCAGCACAAAATATTCTTAAGCATGAGAATACACACTTTAAGCTATAGAGCATAGACCAACATTTCAATAAGAATAAATCTTGGAGACCACCGTAATTGACTTTCCTCAGCCCAATTCTCTTCTTTGACCACAAAATTTCCTTGCTGATCTTATCTGTGTTCACAGTTTCAACTGTCCCAAATCGATATCCCCAATCCTAAGCTTGGAGATACAGCTTAAGCTTCAGGCTTGGAATAATCAACTCTCTGTTAGACATTCCCAAATAGATGTTCCAATTTCAAGCCCAATTATGATTCAGATTGCATTGCCCCGAATCTGCATCTCCTTCCTGAATTTCCTGTTGGATTTAGAGGAACCACTAAACTGGACACTGGATACCCAAACTGGAAACATGGGGAACTCTACTTTATTTCCCACATACAAACCATTCTGTTAATTTTACCTCCCAAATCCATCCCTTCCCTCAATTTCTGTTGGTGCTGCTGTAGTTCAGGTCTGTATCATTTCTCCCTGTTCAGCTCTCCCTTGGACTATTTTAAGAACCCTCTCAGTGGGTTCCCTGCTTCAAAGCTACCTACTGCTttgcaagtaaataaaaatctatgaCGCTCCCCTGCTCTGAACCTTGCAGTGATTCCCTACTGCCTCCAGGATAAAGTTTGCATTCCTAATCCCAGCACCCACCTGGCCTCGAATCTCCCAGTCCTTTCAGTGGTAGGCCCTACATCCCATGAACCAGCAGTTCTCTAAGCCTAAATAGCCGTTCCGCTAAACTGAACAAATATGCAGGGTTTTGATctttaaataagagaaatactTGCTCCTGTAGAGAATGTATTACTTAACTACAAATTTACTGTGAAAATTAagtctcctttaaaaaatgagaagacaggggcacctgggtggctgcgTTTGCGCCCCACGTCAGACACTGCACTGACATTcgggaacctgcttcgaattctcagtctccctctctctgcccctccctcgtggCGTTGGtcggtcggtctctctctctctctctcccaaaaacatatgaacattgaaaaaaatgagaagaggaaaaagttgCTTAAGGTCCACACTCttttttgcattttcaccaaGAACTGCAAGGAAGTGTTGAGAAGCCCAGTCTGGTGAGGGAACTCAGGCAGCCTCTGGCAGGCCCATGGTGGAAGGCTGACGGGAATGGGCATGTTAGCAGGGGTCAGGGCCACCCATGGTGGTGGGCCACAGGGAGGTACAGCAGCTCTGAGAGATGCTGCCTGACAGGGCACAGGGGTCTTCAGAGCTGAGGAGAAAGACTGAGAGTCTGGGGGGCAGGGTAGAGACTGAAGAGGGCTGTGCGGAGAGCCACAGTAGCTGAGCACTGATCTGCCTCTGAGGAAAGTCCCCAAAGCTGGGAAAGATCCACCTGAAAGGACTGAAGAGAACAGTTGCCAAAACTCACAGAAGACACTGCAGGagctaaaaagaaggaaatgccctggattttttcccttcctccctccctccctctagtCCTCCACTTGTGCCTCTCACCAGCTTGGTGGTTAGCAATCTTGGTCACACGATGAAATCAACCAAAACCAACCAGGGAACTTGAAGAAGTGTGAATGCCTGGGTTCACCCTAGGGAGCCGTAAGTAACAGGTCTGAGTGCAGCCTGAGCAGCAGGAGTCCTGAAAGCATTCCTCCTATGTCTGCTGGTTGAGAACTACTGGATGGGCTGAACCCACGCAGAAGCCAGGAGACCAGGTCCTGGGAGAAGCAGCCTGCAGAAATCAGCACCCTGCCACGGAGGGTGAGAATAGGATCTGACAGCCAGCAGATCTAGACTTAGCTAATATAATGGTAGAAcaagggagaggagaagcagcgaaacaagtaaataaacacgATCTTCTCTAAATCCTTCAATGGCAGGCTCGAATTCCGCCTCCTCTGTGAAGGCTTCCCCGAGCACCCCACCTCAACAGTAGTGTTTCCTCCTTCTTATAATGCTGATTGCTGTTCCTCCAATGACAAAACTTCACGTCCTATGTCCTGTGTCCTCAGCTGGTAGCCCAGCGTCTTGTTCTCTGTTCTTGGTCTTCTTGCACCAGGAAAACCTGtgctttcttcctcttgctgTTTGCTTCTTTCCCAAGCTGACTGGCTAGCTCGTTGGGATACTTAGCTACTATTAAGTAGTAATTAATGGCTAAGCATGGTTAATCTATAACCCCTTCCAAATGACATTTGAATGGCAAAACTGACCTTGAGTGCAAGAATTTTAGGGCAAAGTCAGAGTTGATTGAGTAGATTTTTGTATcccttaaaatttaaacaaatttaaatcaaataaCATACGTGATGGCCTAATACTGGATAGCAATgatttacaaatttacaaatgATTAATTGCAATGTATTTTGATCTCAGCTCTACTCACAGCTGTTAAAACATTCAGCAGCATAAATGTATCCTTaagatacatttatatttctagttAAAGAAGTCTAGTTATCACCTTTACATAAATTAGCCTAGAAATATACTTGCTGTAAATTCCAAAGTCATGTGATTTCACATCAAAAGAAATTTACCTCTTTTAGTGGAAATAGTCAGCATTATCCTATTTGCCTGAGAAAGCTACTTTCCAGAGAAGAACAAAATCCAAGATCAAAACCAGAAatcacttctgtgtgtgtgtgtgtgtgtgtgtgtgtgtgtgtgtgtggttagaCTGATAGTTTATCCCCTGAAAAACTGGACCCAAACTGTGTAACTATTAAAATGCTAAGTACTTCAAAAGTGgacatgttattttattattttttacaatatttttcttctaatgtttatttatttttgaaagagagagagacagacagagtgagagtggagaagggacagaaagagagggagacacagaatctgaagcaggctccaggctctgagctgtcagtacagaacctgaagcagggcttgaactcacaaactgtgagatcatgacctgagctgaagttgggcacttaacagactgagccacccaggtgcccctggacatgctattttaaaaaactgttttctggtatgatatttttcttcattatgaaTCTATATTAAAAAGTTGTGGAAAATCCACTTTGGGCTACATTAGGGTATTTACCATCTTTATGGTGGTTCAGActcctaaaaacaaacaataagacAGTCagagtattgaaaaaaaaactatatgtgCATACATAAGAGCCACAGGGAGATCCCTCCTTATGATCCTATAAGGAATACATAAAAGACTAtcaattcatagaaacataatCTCTTTGTCAACTATTGACTGTATGGCAGAATTCCAGTGAAATGTTTACAACTGTCATCATCACACTTTCAAGCCCCCAAATCTCAATCACCACCACCTGACTGGGCTCCCCAAATTCTCATCAAAAGAAACAtatctgggcgcctgggtggcgcagtcggttaagcgtccgacttcagccaggtcacgatctcgcggtctgtgagttcgagccccgcgtcaggctctgggctgatggctcggagcctggagcctgtttcagattctgtgtctccctctctctctgcccgtcccccgttcatgctctgtctgtctctctctgtcccaaaaataaataaaaaacgttgaaaaaaaaaaatttaaaaaaaagaaacatatctgTTTACTTGAACAGTGAGCATAATCTCGCTACAGCTATTAGGATCTTACAAAAGTAGTGAGGATAATACATTTAATGGACAGAATCAAAACCCAAAAGAGGTAAATGACCACAAATTAATGAATGGAATCCCAGGAGACTCTTGGGGGCAGCAATGTGACCACAAGAGCCTTTTTCTTCCATCACATcattaaataagaaaaggaagatgttTTCTGTACATAAAAGCCAGAAAATTAAGGTTAACTGAGCTGTAGGTTTTTAAGTAATAAGTAACTAGTAATGctcaggaaaaaaggaaacacaactAAAAATGCTCAGGAAATACAAGGGTAAGTTTCATGTAATTACCAAAATTAGTAGTAAATCTCCCAggattttatcatgaaaatataCACCTTAGacaaaaggcagagacagagaagaaacttCTTTTCTTAGCATGTGAGAAGAGCCTAACagtttttttgaaaatagaatgCACACTCATACTCTGTACTGAGTCAATATTCAATTATTCAaattaatattcaatattcaaaTTAATTGATTAAACCATGACATCTAGGAACACCACTCACTCATAAGGCCTGAGTACCTCTCTGGGAATAAatgactgttattttttttttttaacatttcacccacccccccaccaccccagggggccagaggggaggaagggaggcccgGGTGGCCTCGCCTCCTGCCCACACGTGCCCAGTCCAAATGACTGTGATTTTAAAGATGCTATTAGTTGAGGAGAGAAGTCACTCATACACTCCTGCTGAAGACAAGTATCCTATGCATCATGGTGAATCCACACAGCTCAGAGAATGTAAACACTACCTGGACAAAGTTAAAGGACCTTCCAAGTCTTTAATATTCTAAGACTCTTTTCACATTGGACCCACTGAATATGCCTTGGGGACCCTGTGGGTCTGGGAACCATCTATACAATGCTTGGCTTTGTTTAGTGACAACAAAGGGGTCAAAGatttgagaaacaaaagcagTAGGACACAGCCTCCCAAAGCAAAAGcaaccaaacaagaaaaaaatattcacaattgttTGGGGGAAAAGAATGATTCTAGGTTGAAACTTTAAATCAAATTACTTAAgttattaactaattaaaatcttcagttaatagaagagaaaggaaaggaaaaaaggtcaCTGTTTCTCAAATCTTGTCAGtgcctatttctcctttttaatttctcaCAGAAATAGATTTAATGATtaccacacagacacacgcaAACACGTGTGGTTGCTCTCTTTCAGTCATAGCAACTTCAAATTTTAGGGTCAGACATGCCATACTTTTCTACTTAAGAAGGCTTAAGTGTAGCTAGCTGTACATTTTAGACCAACAACAGAGAAGAAAGACTTATAAAGAGCAAGGTACTGTTCAATCAACTTCAGACAAACATTAATGGTGAGGAAAAttacacaagaaacagcaggcatttatagatttttttttggctaaaaagATCATACGGGAAATTTAGgtgaaagaaagatttttaaatgtcccaTGTCTTCAGGGCAGACAAAAATGCAGAGACTGATGtaataatcagggaaaaaaatcatgtaagAATCTTCTCTATGTAGTATCATGGATTAGGGATTATGATGGGTCATATCACAGCCTAATTAAATAATTTGGATATCTTCATAAAACACCATATATAACAAGGGCTGAGAATAACTGAAGGCTGAAAAAACCTAATCCACTTTATCCACTTAAACCCTCCTTCACAAATGCCTGGGACAAGTGGACCCTTCGAGGTCCACAGCATAATCTAGTTCACTACATTGGTGCTCCTATACCTGAAAACATTTATTCCAAGAGCCTCCTGGCATACAAAGAGGAAgcagcattttttgtttgttttagataatCCAAGTAGGTTCATTActtccttcattttgtttgtattttgaggAGGAAGAGCAACAGGAAATCTCATTCCCGTTCCAGCCTTACCCCAACACAAATTACAGTTTCTATGTGCTAAAAAGAGCTGTGAACTAAAAAGATGAGGTTCAGTTGCTGAGGGGCAGCAATAATAAGCATGTTCTTACCTGATATGGCCAATCAATTCAATAAGCTTGTGACTAAAAAAataagctgtcagctcagacacATGACTCAGGACTGAACAGACCCCAAAGAGAGTTGTAGTTCCATTCAAGTCTTCCAAATGCCAGTAGAGAAAGGTGAACACAAAGCCATATCCAAAACCCATAAACCATGCCACGAACAACACCGAGCCATACTGCACACTGCAAAGCAGTCTGATTAAGTCCCAAAAGTTGAAGGCTTGTGAGTGGCTTGTGGTGGTTGGTGTCTCCTCAGAGGACTCTGTAGAGCTGTTTCTCTCCACTTGAGGGATCTCcacctcttttcctttattttcattgtttttgaaatgGTTGTAGCGGAACCGGAACTGAGTGGCAACAATCAAAGCCATGGTCATGAGAACCCCAAAGACAATAAAGACGATCTGGTAGTTCCGATATTCAGGGGGTTTACACCCCTTTCCATCAATGATCACTTCTATGTGTGTGTAGTCAATCCCAATGCCCACAGACAGCATCgccaggccccagcccagggaGCCCCACATACGCTGCAATCCATAGCGATCTCTGTGTTTTCCCAGATACTGAAGTGTTACAGTGTCCACAATGGTGACAGAAGAGGCACTGAAAAATTCTCCTATTATGACAACTACCAATATCACCAAGAATATAGCCTCAACTTCTTGTTGATCATAAACAAGAGTGACTTGATCAGAAGGTAAAGATTTGGTGGTAGTGACAATAGCGGTGGTCGTCTCTCTGGTTACATTTCCCAGGAAGGCAGGGGTTGCCGTGCTCGGATTCAAGGTCAAGTCCATAATATGGTCAGTAATTTCATCTGTCTGAGGTTGTGGGGTGGGTGCACTGGTCTTGTTTGGAGCTGTCGAAAAGATGACAGTTTCGGTGACATTGGGCTCTGTTTCTAATATCACTGGCCAAGTGGAAGGGAGCAGGCTCCTTTTCTCACGCATTCTTGGTGATGTGGTAATGGAAGAATTGGTTGGCGGGATAGTTAACAGATGACTTGAGTTGGTGGGACGAGACGTTGGGGGAATCTTTGGTACACATCTCAAGGTAGCAGGTTTGACAAATCCAATGCCCAAGTTGAATAAAACccaacacaaaagagaaaagaggaggacaattttgccttttctaaagcGATCTGCAACTACACCCCAAAATGGGGCACTGCAGAATTCAATGAAGTATCGGATACCTACTAGCAATCCACTCTGGCTTGGTGACATTCCCAGCTGTTTATAATACACAGGCAGAAGTGGGTAAAGAGAGCCATAtgcagagtaaaagaaaaaatagaagaccTTGGATATCAGAAGATCATTGTTTATTTTAACACAATGTTTCTCTATCCAGTCTACTTCCTCCTCAGGAAGAGCAGATGTTTCTGTGGAGGTGGGTGTTTCATTTGAAGGTGGTTCGGGTTCCCTGGAAATACCATTAAAGGGATCAGCAAGCacgtattttctcttctgttcctcttCATCATCGGTTAAGATGGCAACTTTATCATCTGCCGCCATGGCTTCTCACCAccatcagaaaattttaaagttttgtgactttcaaaatttttattgttgatctgtaaagtaaaatttaaaagatggcttagtatgaaaataacatttaagcACAGAGCTTCATCTTGCAAGAAACTGAGGAGTTTCaaactactaaaaataataattatgagaGAGAATTCTCCCATTTGTCACTTGCAGTCATacaatactaaaaaagaaaaatagctttcaAAACATCAAATACTCTTTGTGGCCACTGACTGACAAATTACATGTTCTAATGGCAAGTTTATGGCTCCGGTTCAATCTCAAATCTTTTTCATCGATGTCTAGTGAAAATGTACAAATGACAGGGATTATGTCTAAACCAAATatagagaattgaaaataaatagtCCTTATAGTTTATTGGTTTTACTTTTCAAACAAATTCAATGCACTATGAGGTACagaatttttaggaaataaaggTAGCTACAACCATTAAGTTTCtatagaaaagtagaaataagCTTTTAACCACAACCACAAATGTAATGAGAATGAGGGAGCAAAATGCACATTTGCAATTGGAGTTGGTCACTACAGCCATGACAGATACCCTGGTAAGGAGACAGTCCTCACACTGTTTATACTGCATATGTTTCTCCAGCTGTGCTTTTATggattatagtttttaaaaatgtcaggaaaaaaatggcagataccatttattgagtgagcacttactctatgccaggcaaCACATAAAGatctttaaatgtattaattcataCTGATCACAAAGTCCCTACTATCTTCTCCATgttgcagatgagaaaaatgaggcatgGTGAGCTTAAACAACTTGTGTAAGTGGTAGAGTGAGGATTTGAACCCTAATATTATGGCTTTAAGTGTGTGCTCTAATAACCACAATAAACTGCCAAATGTTACATTCTGGGCAATAAAATGTTGCCTTTTTATAAGACAGGGTGTTTCATACAAAAGATAAGTAATATATCAATAGTATAAATTTATAGGAACTGTGCCACATTCCACCAGAATTTCCCTTTCTTCCATTATACAGAGAATTAAAGAGCCAAAAGGTCCTGCTTGCATCAAGATCTGTCatgctgcaatgaatatattCTGATGTAGGAGGCATATACATTAAATACGTATTACTTCCTTTCACCTTCTAAGCCAGAGAGAAATAACTTCATTTTGCTACCCCTTGGAATAGATCTTGCTTTCCCTTTTCCCAAAACGAAGACTAACTTTCTGAAAATCTTCCAGAATCATgcctgtaaacattttaaaaataactcctaGGCAGACAATAGAAACACAACTTAATGAGACCCGTGTAGTAAGTCAACTTATCTTTTACCCCCAAAAGCCAGGTGTCAAAATAGCTGttaagttttgaaaatgtttgtgtgtttcttatgtttagatttaagaaaattttttatttgaggtaaaattcacataacataaaattaaccattttatgtaaatgattcAGTGGAATTTAGTGCATTCACAATGTGGTGTCGCCCCCACTAGTTCCCAACTCATGTTTTTCCTGGAGTGAAAGGGACCTTTTTTCCCTGCAAAActtgaaggaaaagcaaaatccAATCTTTTGCTGTCCAGCTGAAAGACTTTCCTCaatgttctatatttatttttttcatcattagtGCTTTCACCCATCCCAGTCGGTTCCAATTCCATCTCATCAcctgaaaataacaataattctCCTTTGgacttattttctaaattattttcatttctgagctcaaactttaaaagaaatatttgttctttttcaagtgtATAAAATTTCATGGCACTTCGGGGTGAAGATGGCAGGTTGTGTACATCTGGCCTCCAACCCTAAACCCCACTAaaatgaccacacacacacacacacacacacatatatttttaaagtcaaaatccAATAGTCCAAGCTAGGAGAATTAAAGCGCctgtaaatggaaaaataaaataagattctgGAAGCCAGAATACAGTTAGACAATTGGTAAATAACTTAGTAGAcctaagaaaacagaaacctTGGCTGACAGTGGAATAATTTATTACTCAGAATCCTTCAAAAGCTCATAGGTTGGCCATATCAGGTTGAAGTgcaaggaagtgtgtgtgtgtgtgagtgtgtgtgtgtgtgtgtgtgtgtgtgtgtgtgtatgtatagaggcagggaggggaggctgcTGTCAATGGAGTTGACTGAAAATCTGAACACCAACTCAGGACACCCAATCCCCTTCTCCACTCCACGTGGCTCACCAAACAAGTAGAGGTTTTTTCCTCTGGAGAGGATAAAACAAGTTCTGTTGTCATACAGAAATAGCTGGAGTTGAGAGTAGGGGTACCATACTGAAAACAGGGCAGGAAGTGAACATATACATGCTGATTCCAAGCCTTAGACCTGTCCCAAATCTCCATCCCATTTCTCTCAGAAGGTTCCCAGAAGCTGGCAAGGCTTTCATCCTCCAGGCAGGAAACTGGAAGGTTCTTCTCTGGAGATGCTGATACTGAAGCCTCCCTAACTAAACATCCCACCAAATCCCTCTACATGGAAGCCCAGCATCATCAAGCCCTGTCACTAGATATGATCAGTCACCCAGAATTATGACATTTGAGGAAAGTATCTTACATGAAAGAACCATGGGGacgcctggtggcttagttggttgggcatctgactttggctcaggttatgacctcacagtttgtgaattcaagccccacattcggtTCTCTGGTGTCaatggagagcctgcttgggattctctgtccccctttttctgcccgtctcccactcatgctctttcttaaaataaacttaaaaaaaaaaaaaaaaaaaaagaaccgaaacaaacagcaaaaaacaaaaaaaaaccaaaaacaaaaaaacacatgggGAAAATAGGAGCTATGTGGGGAGGAAAATACTTCTAAATATGTTATCTTCAGcaataggaaaagaaatgcaactatgaaaaataatacatatttttaaagaaggaagaggaggggaatgAAAGGAATGCCTGAATGAAAAGTTATGGAAATGTTTTTGTGGAAAAAAGAGCATAAATGTCAAAGTAAGGgatgatataaaagaaaaatttgaggcAACttcttagagaaaagaaaaagaacaacaacaaacagatCTTCCACTTCActtcatatacaaaaatcaattccatatGGACtgtatatctgaaaataaaagacaggggcgcctgcctggctcagttagtagagcatgtgactcttggtctcagagttgtgagtttgagcctcatgttcgagtagagtttactttaaaaattttttaaataaaacataaataaaagtaaaagataaagtaacataattttagaataaaacagaaaaatatcttgAAGATTTTAGGATAGAAAAAGACTTATTCATAAATGCAACAATACAACATATTcccaaaatggctaaaataaataggaaagataataccaagtgttggtgaggaggcaAAGCAACCGGAATGCTCACagattgctggtaggaatgtaaatggATACGCTACTTTGGTAACAGTTTGGGAATAGCTATCAAACCTGAATGTATACCTGACGACAAGTCCTAGATACGTATTGAGTAGTAATCTATTCACCAAATGATATCTACAAAAAATGTTCACGGCAGAACAATTTTAATGGCTCAAAACTGGGAACAACCTGTCTACAGCAGAATACACAAAGTATGTTATATTCACATAACGAAATACTGGATAGcagtaaaaatgaacaaactacaaCTTCATGCAATGACCAGGATGAATGTCACAAACGTAATATGgactgagaaaagaaagaagcaaaagagcacacactgtatgattccatttatacagagTTACAAAAGCAGGCAAACTAACTGATGGTATTAAAGTCAGGATACATTTTTGCTTCCAAAGAGATGAAGTAGACACACTTTTCCATACTGCTCCTGCTGAGTACAACTGGGACATTATATATAAACCAAATACAGAAGACtctgaaagacagacagaaggcAGACCTGCTAGGGACCTCGGTACCCAAAGAACATGGGGATGAGTGGGGCTACAGAACTTGGAAATACCAAtgaatgcaaaccaaaaccaaccaaccaaccaaacaaacaacaaaaaccaaagtcCTCTCTGGCTTAAGGATGAGGGAAAATGCAGcctagaaaaaatagaaagctttagGTAGTAACTGCTCTACTCCAGCCAAATACCACAGAAGGAGATCAGGGTAATGTGGCCTTACTCCCACCTCCACCAACAAAGGCTGCACAGGAGCCCAGACTTCCACCCTCACCAGGCTACAAGAGGGCACCTCAACCCCTAAGCTGAGGTGGCATCAGAGAACACCAAGTAGGGCGCTGGGA encodes the following:
- the MFSD6 gene encoding major facilitator superfamily domain-containing protein 6 isoform X1, with the translated sequence MAADDKVAILTDDEEEQKRKYVLADPFNGISREPEPPSNETPTSTETSALPEEEVDWIEKHCVKINNDLLISKVFYFFFYSAYGSLYPLLPVYYKQLGMSPSQSGLLVGIRYFIEFCSAPFWGVVADRFRKGKIVLLFSLLCWVLFNLGIGFVKPATLRCVPKIPPTSRPTNSSHLLTIPPTNSSITTSPRMREKRSLLPSTWPVILETEPNVTETVIFSTAPNKTSAPTPQPQTDEITDHIMDLTLNPSTATPAFLGNVTRETTTAIVTTTKSLPSDQVTLVYDQQEVEAIFLVILVVVIIGEFFSASSVTIVDTVTLQYLGKHRDRYGLQRMWGSLGWGLAMLSVGIGIDYTHIEVIIDGKGCKPPEYRNYQIVFIVFGVLMTMALIVATQFRFRYNHFKNNENKGKEVEIPQVERNSSTESSEETPTTTSHSQAFNFWDLIRLLCSVQYGSVLFVAWFMGFGYGFVFTFLYWHLEDLNGTTTLFGVCSVLSHVSELTAYFFSHKLIELIGHIRVLYIGLACNTARYIYISYLENAWTVLPMEVLQGVTHAAIWAACISYLSAAVPPELRTSAQGILQGLHLGLGRGCGAMIGGVLVNYFGAAATFRGIGMACLVILLLFALIQWLAVPGEEEDKTMLAERIPVPSSPVPIATIDLVQQQTEDVMPRIEPRLPPKKTKHQEEQEDVNKPAWGVSSSPWVTFVYALYQIKEMMQLTRDNRAPEIQPLQGTSENRENSLAGGVRPVPCETHSDPSRNQPSPQAAASRTQSSPTHPSVDQRVEKEDQQAQPAAGGH
- the MFSD6 gene encoding major facilitator superfamily domain-containing protein 6 isoform X2, which produces MAADDKVAILTDDEEEQKRKYVLADPFNGISREPEPPSNETPTSTETSALPEEEVDWIEKHCVKINNDLLISKVFYFFFYSAYGSLYPLLPVYYKQLGMSPSQSGLLVGIRYFIEFCSAPFWGVVADRFRKGKIVLLFSLLCWVLFNLGIGFVKPATLRCVPKIPPTSRPTNSSHLLTIPPTNSSITTSPRMREKRSLLPSTWPVILETEPNVTETVIFSTAPNKTSAPTPQPQTDEITDHIMDLTLNPSTATPAFLGNVTRETTTAIVTTTKSLPSDQVTLVYDQQEVEAIFLVILVVVIIGEFFSASSVTIVDTVTLQYLGKHRDRYGLQRMWGSLGWGLAMLSVGIGIDYTHIEVIIDGKGCKPPEYRNYQIVFIVFGVLMTMALIVATQFRFRYNHFKNNENKGKEVEIPQVERNSSTESSEETPTTTSHSQAFNFWDLIRLLCSVQYGSVLFVAWFMGFGYGFVFTFLYWHLEDLNGTTTLFGVCSVLSHVSELTAYFFSHKLIELIGHIRVLYIGLACNTARYIYISYLENAWTVLPMEVLQGVTHAAIWAACISYLSAAVPPELRTSAQGILQGLHLGLGRGCGAMIGGVLVNYFGAAATFRGIGMACLVILLLFALIQWLAVPGEEEDKTMLAERIPVPSSPVPIATIDLVQQQTEDVMPRIEPRLPPKKTKHQEEQEDVNKPAWGVSSSPWVTFVYALYQIKEMMQLTRDNRAPEIQPLQVKSLP